In Sphingobacterium zeae, one genomic interval encodes:
- a CDS encoding glycoside hydrolase family 130 protein — MIKQIKNLYKPLSIMTIMFTFWGCSTQKQQTHPAQDWVMGGFVRPIGVNPVIEPDSTTTFMDPMYGKAVHWENNDTFNPAAVVKGDSIYVLYRAEDKTGIKIGHRTSRLGLASSADGTHFNRRHTPVFYPGNDSQREFEWPGGTEDPRIAEAADGTYVMFYTQWNRKVPRLGVATSRDLKNWTKYGPIFKKSKVLPDLVNRSHKSASIVTKLEHGKQLIAKVNGKYWMYWGEHGVYGATSDNLVDWEPIVDERGELKAFISPREGYFDSSLTECGPPAILTDKGILLLYNGKNHPEKGDKRFNRGTYSAGQVLFDSKDPGKVLARMDVPFLRPMEAFEKSGQYVDGTVFIEGLVYFQQKWFLYYGCADSKVGVAIFDPEKPAALDPLPKVK, encoded by the coding sequence ATGATAAAACAAATTAAAAATCTGTACAAGCCCCTATCCATAATGACGATTATGTTCACTTTTTGGGGCTGCAGCACGCAAAAACAACAAACCCATCCTGCCCAAGACTGGGTGATGGGCGGTTTTGTTCGTCCAATAGGAGTAAACCCAGTCATTGAGCCGGATAGTACGACAACTTTTATGGATCCCATGTATGGAAAAGCAGTGCACTGGGAGAATAATGACACTTTCAATCCTGCGGCCGTTGTAAAAGGCGATAGCATTTATGTGCTTTATCGGGCCGAAGATAAAACTGGTATAAAAATCGGACATCGGACTTCCCGGCTTGGACTTGCCTCGAGTGCGGATGGGACACATTTTAATCGCCGGCATACGCCTGTTTTTTATCCCGGAAATGATAGTCAGCGTGAATTTGAGTGGCCAGGCGGAACTGAGGATCCCCGGATAGCAGAAGCTGCGGATGGCACCTATGTGATGTTCTATACGCAGTGGAACCGAAAAGTACCCCGCTTGGGTGTGGCCACCTCAAGGGATCTTAAAAACTGGACGAAATATGGCCCTATTTTTAAAAAATCGAAAGTACTGCCTGACCTGGTCAACAGATCGCATAAATCAGCGTCGATCGTCACCAAACTGGAGCACGGCAAGCAGCTGATTGCTAAAGTAAACGGGAAGTACTGGATGTATTGGGGCGAGCATGGGGTATATGGCGCCACCTCAGACAATCTGGTAGATTGGGAACCGATTGTCGATGAAAGGGGTGAACTGAAAGCATTCATCTCTCCCAGGGAGGGGTATTTTGATAGTTCTTTAACCGAATGCGGCCCGCCAGCCATCCTGACAGATAAAGGAATCCTGCTATTGTACAACGGTAAAAACCATCCTGAAAAAGGAGATAAGCGGTTTAACAGAGGCACTTATTCGGCGGGGCAGGTTCTTTTCGACAGCAAAGATCCGGGTAAAGTATTGGCAAGGATGGACGTGCCTTTTTTAAGGCCCATGGAAGCGTTTGAAAAAAGCGGACAGTATGTAGACGGTACAGTGTTTATTGAAGGTCTTGTATATTTTCAGCAGAAATGGTTTCTCTACTATGGCTGCGCTGACTCAAAAGTAGGAGTGGCCATTTTTGATCCTGAGAAGCCAGCTGCTCTGGATCCGCTGCCTAAAGTGAAATAA
- a CDS encoding SusC/RagA family TonB-linked outer membrane protein, giving the protein MIQRDLNVPYKKALKASLLGIALMTSAAYGHERWDNSPIHVSIAKAPVQINGQVVDAANNPIAGATVQIKRTPSIGTSTDGTGKFSIAAEPDETLLISATGYKSQEIMLGGRTNLSIILQDSVAMMDEVVVVGYGVQKRASVTGAVASIQADELIKVKTPNVTNMLAGRLPGIRAVQRSGAPGDDGASVDIRGYGSMLVIVDGVQRDFAQVDPNDIESISILKDAAAAVYGFKGSNGVLLVTTKKGTNAKTKVEYNGYYGIQQVTRYPRMMNAYEYASLYNEAIYNTNPYTGVPAYSQEQLDSYKSGSQGTDWWDAMVRNNAPQSSHNVSIYGGNDKVKYYNSVGYVDQGGILRSDDWNFKRYNLRSNIDLNVAPNFTVGFKLTGRLQDREKPYGADDLFTQAQMAIPIYNIYANNNPDYWQAIGNMANPIHSSYIDNSGYESRLRREFNGSLDLNWKLPWVSGLSLRAMVAYDYKNSEWKTWQKALSDYQYNQTNEQYTEVALRKKASLESKMENLYMPTQQYSINYNRVFGQKHDVSGLLLWEAYHDRLTDILGFRESSIGIIDDISKGDTENQNTSGKSVETAHAGLVGRFNYAYDRKYLLELNFRYDGSYKFRRDRRWGFFPGVSAGWRISEEKFFKENLSHFDNVKIRGSYAKVGDEGDFSAFQYLDGYVYGGSYVLGTGGLSSGLRSSGMANPWLTWYESNIMNLGFEASFKNGLINTEFDWFRRERSGLPATRQGTFPTTFGESMPQENLNSDINTGFEWTVGHKNKIADFAYNVSANFSVTRIRYGYVERAASTNLYDNWQKNNNDRNKDIRWGKTVLGQFSSYEDILNSPVQDNNGNRSLLPGDLKFKDVNGDGIIDGNDVEPIGHGATPRMYYGLNLGANYKGFDMTLFFQGAAGHDIYISGDILDPFIQQGLGNGFAFMTDRWHRADPSDPNSEWIPGTMPAARVTGQVDNRSDNSWSLHKADYLRLKTLEVGYSLPKSWIQSLKIDRCRIYFNANNLLTFTGSDELLKNIDPESNQSRLRYYPQLRTFNLGVNLVL; this is encoded by the coding sequence ATGATACAGCGTGATTTGAATGTACCCTACAAAAAAGCTTTAAAAGCGAGCTTGTTAGGGATTGCACTAATGACATCCGCGGCTTACGGACATGAGCGTTGGGACAATAGTCCCATACACGTGTCCATTGCCAAAGCTCCCGTCCAGATAAACGGACAAGTTGTGGATGCCGCCAATAATCCGATTGCAGGAGCTACTGTACAAATAAAGCGTACGCCATCCATCGGAACCAGTACGGACGGTACTGGGAAATTTTCCATTGCAGCAGAACCCGATGAAACGCTGCTGATATCTGCCACTGGCTATAAAAGTCAGGAAATCATGCTGGGGGGAAGAACAAACTTATCCATTATATTGCAGGATAGTGTAGCGATGATGGACGAGGTGGTCGTGGTGGGATATGGTGTGCAGAAACGTGCTTCCGTAACAGGCGCTGTTGCTTCGATACAGGCCGATGAACTGATCAAAGTGAAAACACCGAATGTAACAAATATGCTGGCAGGCAGACTGCCGGGGATCCGCGCTGTACAGCGCAGCGGTGCTCCGGGCGATGATGGTGCCTCGGTGGATATCCGTGGATACGGCAGCATGCTTGTTATCGTCGACGGTGTACAACGGGATTTCGCGCAGGTCGATCCAAATGATATTGAATCTATATCGATATTAAAGGACGCTGCTGCTGCGGTGTACGGGTTTAAAGGCTCAAACGGAGTATTACTGGTCACCACCAAAAAAGGGACTAACGCGAAAACCAAAGTGGAATACAATGGGTATTATGGCATCCAGCAGGTAACCCGCTATCCACGCATGATGAACGCTTACGAATATGCATCACTGTATAATGAAGCGATCTATAACACCAATCCGTATACAGGGGTGCCTGCCTATAGCCAAGAACAGCTCGATAGTTATAAAAGCGGATCGCAAGGTACCGACTGGTGGGATGCCATGGTACGGAACAATGCTCCACAGAGTTCGCACAATGTCAGCATCTATGGCGGGAATGATAAGGTCAAATATTATAATTCCGTCGGATATGTAGATCAGGGGGGGATTTTGAGATCAGATGACTGGAACTTCAAAAGGTATAATTTACGTTCCAATATAGACCTGAATGTCGCGCCAAATTTTACGGTCGGATTTAAATTGACAGGGCGTCTTCAAGACCGTGAGAAACCATATGGCGCTGATGATCTGTTTACCCAGGCTCAGATGGCTATTCCGATTTATAATATTTATGCCAACAATAATCCGGATTACTGGCAGGCAATCGGAAATATGGCCAATCCTATCCATAGTTCCTACATTGATAATAGTGGCTATGAGTCACGCCTGAGAAGAGAGTTCAATGGCTCGCTGGACCTCAATTGGAAGCTGCCTTGGGTATCCGGTCTTTCATTGCGCGCCATGGTGGCTTATGACTACAAAAATAGCGAATGGAAAACCTGGCAAAAAGCTCTGAGCGATTACCAGTATAATCAGACGAATGAACAGTATACGGAGGTCGCTTTGCGAAAAAAGGCCAGTCTAGAGTCCAAGATGGAAAATCTGTATATGCCCACACAGCAGTATTCGATCAATTACAACCGTGTATTTGGACAAAAACATGATGTAAGCGGTTTACTGTTATGGGAGGCTTATCATGACCGCTTGACCGATATTCTAGGATTTAGGGAATCTTCCATCGGTATCATTGACGATATCAGTAAGGGGGACACCGAGAACCAGAATACAAGCGGCAAAAGTGTGGAAACGGCTCACGCTGGTCTTGTGGGACGGTTTAATTATGCCTATGATCGAAAATATCTGCTTGAACTGAATTTTCGCTATGATGGGTCTTATAAATTTCGACGCGACCGGAGATGGGGTTTTTTCCCGGGGGTATCGGCCGGCTGGCGGATTTCGGAAGAGAAATTCTTCAAGGAAAACCTCTCCCACTTTGACAATGTAAAAATCCGGGGTTCATACGCCAAAGTCGGCGATGAGGGAGATTTTTCTGCATTCCAATATCTGGATGGATATGTTTATGGCGGAAGTTATGTACTTGGGACTGGTGGCTTATCTTCGGGGCTGAGAAGCAGTGGGATGGCTAATCCTTGGTTGACATGGTATGAATCTAATATCATGAATTTAGGGTTTGAAGCTTCTTTTAAAAATGGATTGATCAATACCGAGTTCGACTGGTTTAGAAGGGAACGTTCTGGATTACCGGCGACAAGACAAGGTACTTTTCCGACAACATTTGGCGAGTCTATGCCACAGGAAAATCTAAATTCTGATATCAATACTGGATTTGAATGGACTGTCGGCCATAAAAACAAGATCGCTGATTTTGCCTATAATGTTTCGGCTAATTTTTCCGTTACACGGATTCGATATGGCTATGTTGAACGTGCCGCGTCAACCAATCTTTACGATAACTGGCAGAAAAATAATAACGATAGAAATAAAGATATCCGATGGGGAAAGACGGTCTTAGGCCAATTCTCATCTTATGAGGATATCTTAAACTCTCCCGTTCAGGATAATAATGGCAACCGTTCTCTGCTTCCGGGTGATTTAAAGTTCAAAGATGTAAATGGCGATGGGATCATAGACGGCAACGATGTGGAACCAATTGGGCACGGTGCAACGCCAAGAATGTATTATGGTCTTAATCTAGGAGCTAATTATAAGGGCTTTGACATGACGTTATTCTTTCAGGGGGCCGCAGGTCATGACATCTACATCAGCGGTGATATCCTCGATCCATTTATACAGCAGGGACTCGGCAATGGCTTTGCTTTTATGACCGACCGATGGCATCGAGCAGATCCTTCGGATCCCAATAGTGAGTGGATCCCCGGAACTATGCCGGCTGCTCGTGTAACAGGGCAGGTAGACAACAGATCCGATAACTCATGGTCCTTACATAAAGCGGATTATCTGCGCTTAAAAACTTTGGAAGTCGGATACTCGCTCCCAAAAAGCTGGATACAGTCTTTAAAAATTGACCGGTGCAGAATTTATTTCAATGCCAATAACTTGCTGACTTTTACGGGAAGCGATGAATTATTAAAAAATATCGACCCTGAAAGCAATCAAAGCCGATTACGTTATTATCCGCAATTGAGAACATTCAACTTGGGTGTTAATTTAGTTTTATAA
- a CDS encoding ROK family protein: MPHTDNLFLCADLGGTHCSSGLVQVSSGYVIDGSYFRGNVNSHAERGQILSEIKETIDKTLRAATVRPSKIFISCPGPFDYENGISLMDGMNKYQALLHVNLKNFFSAITGVDVASIYFYNDASAFLLGEVVNKKIETKRVVGLTLGTGLGSSLYENGTIVDLNLGSAIFHTGIVEDVLSTRGMLSHLKEVFGSAPVSNIKDLVHLDGLDEYRKEAFGFLSEQLVAFIKEYICPLNPDSIIIGGSIAKAHIYFFDKLRSALDVDLSIASFDERNLFLGLTLKTFSI, translated from the coding sequence ATGCCTCATACTGACAATTTATTTTTATGTGCTGATTTAGGCGGTACACATTGTTCATCGGGTCTTGTGCAGGTGTCATCTGGGTATGTCATTGACGGATCCTATTTCCGGGGGAATGTAAATAGCCATGCGGAAAGAGGGCAGATCTTGTCTGAGATAAAAGAAACGATTGATAAGACGCTGAGAGCAGCCACGGTTCGTCCATCCAAAATTTTTATATCCTGTCCCGGTCCTTTCGATTATGAAAATGGCATATCTTTAATGGACGGCATGAATAAATATCAAGCCCTGCTACATGTTAATCTAAAAAATTTTTTTTCGGCTATCACTGGTGTTGATGTAGCGTCGATCTACTTTTATAATGACGCTTCGGCCTTTCTGCTGGGTGAAGTTGTCAATAAAAAAATCGAAACTAAGCGGGTTGTAGGCCTGACCTTAGGAACAGGACTGGGCTCTTCGCTTTATGAAAATGGGACAATCGTAGATCTCAATTTAGGATCAGCAATATTTCATACAGGTATCGTTGAAGATGTGCTCTCAACCCGCGGGATGCTGTCGCATTTAAAAGAAGTATTTGGATCCGCGCCGGTAAGCAATATAAAAGACTTGGTACACCTGGATGGCCTGGATGAGTACAGAAAGGAAGCTTTTGGTTTCTTAAGCGAGCAGCTGGTTGCTTTCATTAAGGAATATATCTGTCCATTAAACCCTGACTCAATTATCATTGGAGGCAGTATTGCCAAAGCACACATCTATTTTTTTGATAAGCTCCGGTCTGCCCTTGATGTGGATCTGTCCATTGCATCATTTGATGAACGCAACTTATTTCTTGGATTAACCCTTAAGACATTTAGTATATGA
- a CDS encoding RagB/SusD family nutrient uptake outer membrane protein, whose protein sequence is MKMKYFSPLFVSCALTLSLYSCNDYLDRELTSGVITSDLIWESPQAIQSVLVTMYDEGLRLDEFDDWFTGKSNLLNLTSLSDEATGAYQKDYAFSNANSIYTYSDYVFEDPFATRYVQIRRTNDFLKKLNETAVLSTEEKRVIDAEARWIRAMQYFGLVKRYGGVPLLTAPQEYVPGDFEGLQVPRNKESEVYDFIIAECKAISDILPASRTAESKYRASKGAALALCSRAALYAGSIAKYGSNANLSGEAVTRGYVGIASSEAMRYFTESYNASKALLDAGTYSLYNKNADKAENFYELFSKSVNGNNGEYIFQKTFNVSAGKGHMWDKMNAPFSYRGDGWGCGVTPTLEMVEAFEYSDGSPGKLALKNTDGTPRSFDSPYDLFAGKDPRLFASIYVPGAPLKGSKVEWIRGVINGQNGSGQKYQAQNQPDKDNVATIDGVRYNTSGKDGGADVGDASKTGFYMRKFFDETLTDMTNIDAKRSETPWVVFRLGEIYLNLAEACVELGGRDAEALQAVNAIRSRAGIQPLEAISTAKVRQERKVELAFEKLRFWDLKRWRVAHLDESQGGLTNYRGTALYPWFNVKSKKFTFETGVPPKQKRLFLERNYYIRISPTDLSTNPQLVQNPGYGN, encoded by the coding sequence ATGAAAATGAAATATTTCAGTCCTCTCTTTGTGAGCTGTGCACTTACACTGAGTTTATATAGCTGTAATGATTATCTGGATCGGGAACTCACTAGCGGTGTCATAACTTCTGATTTGATCTGGGAAAGCCCGCAGGCGATACAGTCCGTGCTGGTCACCATGTACGATGAAGGATTAAGATTAGATGAATTTGACGACTGGTTTACAGGAAAATCTAATCTGCTCAACTTGACTTCCTTGTCGGACGAAGCCACAGGGGCGTACCAGAAGGATTATGCGTTCAGTAATGCCAATTCGATATATACCTATAGTGATTATGTATTTGAAGATCCGTTTGCGACCAGATACGTACAGATACGCCGCACCAACGACTTCCTCAAGAAGCTGAACGAGACTGCTGTCCTGAGTACGGAAGAAAAACGTGTGATCGACGCTGAAGCACGCTGGATAAGGGCAATGCAATATTTCGGACTGGTTAAACGCTATGGAGGAGTTCCTCTGCTGACAGCGCCGCAGGAATATGTGCCCGGAGATTTTGAAGGATTGCAGGTACCTAGAAATAAGGAGTCAGAAGTGTATGATTTTATTATCGCTGAGTGTAAGGCAATCAGTGATATCCTTCCCGCATCCAGAACTGCTGAAAGTAAATATAGGGCATCTAAAGGTGCCGCGCTTGCTCTATGTTCGCGAGCTGCGCTTTATGCTGGTTCAATTGCAAAATATGGTTCGAACGCCAATTTAAGCGGTGAGGCGGTCACACGTGGATACGTGGGAATAGCATCCAGTGAGGCAATGCGGTATTTTACGGAATCATACAATGCTTCAAAAGCATTGCTGGACGCAGGTACCTATAGCCTTTACAATAAAAATGCCGACAAAGCGGAGAATTTCTATGAACTGTTTTCCAAAAGTGTTAATGGTAATAATGGGGAATATATCTTTCAGAAAACATTCAATGTTTCAGCGGGAAAAGGTCACATGTGGGATAAGATGAATGCTCCTTTTTCCTATCGTGGTGACGGATGGGGATGTGGTGTAACTCCTACGCTTGAAATGGTCGAAGCATTTGAATACAGCGATGGAAGCCCCGGTAAATTGGCCTTAAAAAATACGGATGGGACACCACGTAGTTTTGATAGTCCCTATGATCTTTTCGCTGGCAAGGATCCGCGTCTATTTGCTTCCATCTATGTACCCGGAGCTCCTTTAAAGGGCAGCAAGGTCGAATGGATACGGGGGGTGATCAATGGACAAAATGGCTCGGGACAAAAATATCAGGCACAGAATCAGCCGGACAAAGATAATGTGGCTACAATCGATGGCGTGAGGTACAATACTTCAGGTAAAGATGGTGGTGCAGACGTGGGAGATGCTTCAAAAACGGGGTTTTATATGCGAAAGTTTTTTGATGAAACGCTTACGGATATGACTAATATTGATGCCAAACGCTCGGAAACACCTTGGGTAGTATTTCGCCTTGGTGAAATTTACCTCAATCTTGCCGAGGCCTGTGTAGAGCTCGGCGGAAGAGACGCAGAGGCTCTCCAGGCGGTTAATGCCATTCGTTCGCGGGCCGGGATCCAGCCTCTTGAAGCGATATCCACCGCTAAAGTAAGACAGGAGCGAAAGGTAGAGCTCGCTTTTGAAAAGCTGCGTTTTTGGGATCTCAAACGATGGCGGGTGGCCCATTTGGATGAATCTCAGGGCGGACTTACCAACTATAGGGGGACCGCATTATACCCTTGGTTCAATGTCAAAAGTAAGAAGTTTACTTTCGAAACCGGAGTTCCTCCTAAGCAAAAGAGATTATTTCTGGAAAGAAACTATTATATCCGCATCAGTCCGACGGACTTGAGCACAAACCCGCAACTGGTTCAGAATCCGGGATACGGTAATTAA
- a CDS encoding DUF4385 domain-containing protein, with protein sequence MSTPKPSYLNFDKKHYPWKPDIDYRLKPAEYRVGKGEQGVLICEPYKSEIGRYWRFKTEAIAEESSEKIFNLFENYLKADDFVGADMARKYLQMGYTRARRYANYKGGKKYDKEDDYALLERGTGDREKAAAAEVFYKRWKQAEANVQYGSMKKRWKDERG encoded by the coding sequence ATGAGCACCCCAAAGCCGAGCTACCTGAACTTTGATAAAAAGCACTACCCGTGGAAGCCCGATATTGATTATCGTTTGAAACCAGCCGAATACCGAGTTGGTAAAGGAGAACAGGGAGTGTTGATATGTGAACCGTATAAATCGGAAATTGGTCGTTATTGGCGCTTTAAAACTGAGGCCATTGCCGAGGAAAGCAGTGAGAAGATTTTCAATTTGTTCGAAAATTATCTAAAAGCGGATGACTTTGTTGGAGCAGACATGGCACGCAAGTATCTGCAGATGGGATACACGCGTGCACGTCGCTACGCCAACTATAAAGGAGGGAAAAAGTACGATAAAGAAGATGATTATGCGCTATTGGAACGTGGAACGGGTGATAGGGAGAAGGCTGCAGCGGCAGAAGTGTTCTATAAACGATGGAAGCAGGCAGAAGCCAATGTGCAATACGGTTCGATGAAAAAACGATGGAAAGATGAAAGGGGTTAA
- a CDS encoding endonuclease/exonuclease/phosphatase family protein: MKKIITLSILGFLLASCSKNDTKVEEPPVTGVSVKTMTYNIYAAQKRGIEAIAEVIKKNDPELVGLQEVEVNSTNLNFDTGKRLSELTGMPYYYFVKARNLAQGEYGNLILSKFPLKETKTYLLDVLTSEANAYIRALGTVKVSKENKDFYFAVTHLDHLSDNANRLHQIDLIRQYTKDLALPVILSADLNAKPTEEAYKVLTKWFTSGCLNGYCGFTAGTPKPDGTIDYLMYAPTDAAVTETYDVDYSSYSQSDHFPVVANFLIKNP; the protein is encoded by the coding sequence ATGAAAAAAATTATAACATTAAGTATCCTAGGTTTTTTATTGGCATCATGCAGTAAAAATGATACCAAGGTGGAAGAGCCACCTGTCACTGGTGTTTCTGTCAAAACTATGACTTACAACATCTATGCGGCGCAAAAAAGAGGCATTGAGGCCATCGCCGAAGTGATCAAGAAAAATGACCCCGAACTCGTAGGACTACAGGAGGTAGAGGTAAATTCTACCAATCTGAATTTTGATACTGGTAAACGACTTTCGGAACTCACGGGAATGCCTTATTATTATTTTGTTAAGGCACGTAACTTGGCACAAGGTGAGTATGGAAATTTGATCCTGTCTAAATTTCCCCTCAAAGAAACGAAAACATATTTGCTGGATGTACTTACATCGGAAGCCAATGCATACATTAGGGCGCTCGGAACTGTCAAGGTAAGCAAAGAAAATAAGGACTTTTATTTCGCCGTAACCCATCTGGACCATTTGTCCGATAATGCAAATAGGCTCCATCAAATTGATCTGATCCGCCAATATACCAAAGATCTTGCATTGCCGGTCATTCTGTCCGCAGATTTAAATGCCAAACCTACGGAAGAAGCCTATAAAGTGCTGACCAAATGGTTTACATCTGGGTGCCTCAATGGATATTGCGGTTTTACGGCTGGGACGCCTAAGCCTGATGGAACCATAGATTATCTGATGTATGCGCCTACAGATGCAGCAGTGACAGAGACATATGATGTTGATTATAGTTCTTATTCGCAATCTGATCATTTTCCGGTCGTTGCAAACTTTTTGATCAAAAATCCATAA
- a CDS encoding DUF3823 domain-containing protein translates to MKNIFFMLGVMLIAVMNSCENEIDNLEAPNGGLHGTVYDMETNKPIPLPVEGSGGVLVSLFEIGTNATASVDFRANADGSYTNNKVFNGKYRVVVNGPFIGVCEGYTTVNGQTQYDLKATPFSRIAASATISARNQVEIAFKVNKADESFTFTNVSVMWNYTPRVDENNANYVTKTAKGKIEEGTHVFELANDKQFVENFYKIKANGNKIYVRVSATVNGVVNYSDTIELIAND, encoded by the coding sequence ATGAAGAATATTTTTTTTATGCTCGGTGTTATGCTGATTGCTGTCATGAACAGTTGTGAAAATGAGATCGATAATCTGGAGGCTCCAAATGGCGGACTGCACGGAACCGTTTATGATATGGAAACAAACAAGCCTATTCCGCTGCCCGTGGAGGGATCGGGTGGCGTACTGGTTTCTTTATTTGAAATAGGGACAAATGCGACTGCTTCTGTCGATTTCAGAGCGAATGCAGACGGATCTTATACCAATAATAAAGTGTTTAACGGGAAGTATAGGGTGGTCGTAAATGGTCCTTTTATAGGGGTTTGTGAAGGCTATACCACGGTTAATGGGCAGACGCAGTACGATTTGAAAGCTACCCCTTTTTCCCGTATTGCAGCGTCGGCGACCATTTCCGCAAGAAATCAGGTCGAAATAGCATTTAAAGTCAATAAGGCGGATGAATCCTTTACGTTTACCAATGTATCTGTCATGTGGAACTATACACCGCGAGTAGATGAAAATAATGCTAATTATGTCACAAAGACCGCGAAAGGCAAAATAGAAGAAGGTACACATGTCTTTGAACTGGCCAATGACAAACAATTTGTCGAGAACTTCTACAAAATCAAGGCAAATGGCAACAAAATCTACGTCAGGGTAAGTGCGACGGTAAACGGTGTCGTGAATTATAGTGATACCATAGAATTGATAGCAAATGACTGA
- a CDS encoding sugar porter family MFS transporter, giving the protein MKPIWKFTLIASLGGFLFGFETAVISGAEQIIQKLWHLDAVRHGLTVSISLIGTIIGAIVAGRMADRYGRKPVLYFVASLYLLSALGCALASIWELFLLFRLLGGLAVGISSVVGPVYTSEIAPAKDRGKLTGTFQIMIVLGIFTAYLTNFLFMSVESGGWRYMLGIMAVPALLFVLLLNLIPESPRWLLQRGQADKARASYLRLETPAEMLGNQSQIPAKNVSLFQKRYARPILFAVLLAFFNQMTGINAILYYAPRIFEMAGFNAELAYLQPIFIGGTNLLFTLAGMSIIDRFGRKKLLLTGAIGMFLFLLLAAFGLKGVNPQFLLFYIMGFIASFALSQGAVIWVFLAEIFPNEVRAQGSSLGSTTHWLFAAIISWVFPIIVEGSVLGGYYVFLFYALMVVASFVFILFMPETKGKALEEIN; this is encoded by the coding sequence ATGAAACCCATCTGGAAATTTACATTAATCGCTTCTTTGGGCGGCTTTTTGTTCGGTTTTGAAACAGCCGTCATCTCGGGTGCAGAACAGATTATACAGAAACTCTGGCATCTGGATGCTGTCCGTCATGGACTTACCGTATCGATCTCCCTGATCGGGACCATTATAGGAGCCATAGTCGCCGGACGTATGGCCGACCGTTATGGGCGCAAACCCGTGCTTTATTTTGTTGCCTCTTTATATCTGCTCTCGGCATTGGGCTGTGCATTAGCTTCCATATGGGAACTTTTCCTGCTCTTCCGTTTGCTGGGCGGACTTGCTGTCGGCATCAGCTCTGTGGTCGGACCGGTATATACGTCTGAAATAGCACCAGCAAAAGACCGGGGCAAACTTACAGGAACCTTTCAGATTATGATCGTACTTGGCATTTTTACTGCCTACCTGACCAATTTTCTCTTTATGAGCGTTGAATCTGGCGGCTGGCGATACATGCTCGGTATCATGGCGGTTCCTGCCCTATTATTTGTGCTCTTATTGAATCTCATTCCCGAAAGTCCCAGATGGCTGCTGCAGCGGGGACAGGCCGATAAAGCGCGTGCAAGTTATCTGCGGCTAGAAACGCCGGCTGAGATGTTGGGCAACCAGTCCCAAATACCAGCTAAAAATGTCAGCCTTTTTCAAAAAAGATATGCCAGGCCGATACTTTTTGCTGTTCTGCTGGCATTCTTCAATCAAATGACAGGGATCAATGCGATCTTATATTATGCCCCGCGGATCTTTGAAATGGCTGGTTTTAATGCAGAGCTGGCCTACCTTCAGCCTATTTTTATCGGCGGTACCAATTTGCTCTTCACCTTGGCCGGCATGAGCATTATCGATCGTTTTGGCCGGAAGAAATTGCTGCTGACGGGCGCAATCGGCATGTTCTTATTCCTGCTATTGGCTGCATTTGGCCTAAAAGGAGTAAATCCGCAGTTTTTACTTTTTTATATCATGGGCTTTATAGCATCTTTTGCCTTATCACAGGGGGCTGTTATCTGGGTGTTTCTGGCCGAAATTTTCCCCAATGAGGTCCGCGCACAAGGCTCTTCACTGGGAAGTACGACGCATTGGCTGTTCGCGGCCATTATATCCTGGGTGTTTCCCATTATCGTAGAAGGGAGCGTGCTCGGCGGTTATTATGTTTTTCTTTTTTATGCACTGATGGTCGTTGCTTCGTTCGTTTTTATCCTGTTTATGCCCGAAACGAAAGGTAAAGCACTTGAGGAAATAAATTGA